In a single window of the Trichoderma breve strain T069 chromosome 6, whole genome shotgun sequence genome:
- a CDS encoding AFG1-like ATPase domain-containing protein produces MRRFSTAVIITDPLVKYQSLVAAGVYSPDPAQHRLARHLHKIYVRIKDYSPQTEYRQRLDQVARLTEPKKTPQEETGEGILALRHHAIWRNPIFKHLLNTPEAIDIDSPKGLFLSGEVGTGKSMLLDLLAEGLPTQKKKRWHFNTFMLYTLSQLENHRKSHPQSSDAAAEYSLLWMAKKLIDESPILFLDEFQLPDRAASKILSNLFVTFFQLGGVLVASSNRMPEELQNATGIDYAPTSRGIMGKIFGSATQVLKARCDFWQMEGVQDWRRREEHSSPDASVNQLEDVNGVARIATPVEKADDESTTKKRPHYYYLVGEDEQTFTQKVQEAVSGSNSEPIPWEPSKLIVYGRQIVTPRYYNGFVFWNFDKLVESFGPADYLTMASTYHTFIIDRVPVLTILSKNEARRFITLLDAMYEARCKLIIRAENPPDDLFFPETSLSTSSSGKSDDNSENANTDADDATYSETVAEVYQDQISPFRPNVSYYDTRSATSKYDPDQDSDFGLQKRPVDFGNTGAFTGEDERFAYKRAASRLWELCSARWHARTGDWWQPLTIEARHWEGGEASKPYKVKPMVKQTVDSAEKMGESVEVEEVAGLSKWRIEHLKKLSGEKE; encoded by the exons ATGAGGAGATTTTCCACGGCCGTTATCATCACCGACCCTTTGGTCAAATACCAGTCACTAGTTGCCGCAGGTGTTTACTCTCCCGACCCGGCCCAACACCGTCTGGCACGCCATTTACACAAGATCTATGTCCGTATAAAGGACTACTCTCCCCAGACCGAATATCGCCAGCGGCTGGATCAAGTAGCCCGTCTCACTGAACCCAAAAAGACACCGCAGGAAGAAACCGGAGAGGGCATCCTGGCACTACGCCACCACGCAATATGGCGGAATCCCATATTCAAACATCTACTCAACACGCCTGAGG CTATTGACATTGATTCTCCCAAGGGACTATTTCTTTCTGGAGAAGTTGGCACGGGAAAgtcgatgctgctggatcTTCTCGCTGAGGGTTTGCCAacgcagaagaagaagcgatggCATTTCAACACGTTCATGCTCTACACATTATCCCAACTCGAAAATCATCGAAAGTCACACCCTCAGTCTTCAGACGCAGCCGCAGAATATTCGCTCCTCTGGATGGCCAAGAAACTCATCGACGAGTCTCCAATCCTCTTCCTAGACGAATTCCAGCTCCCAGACCGTGCTGCTAGCAAAATTCTCAGCAACTTATTCGTtaccttcttccagctcgGCGGAGTCCTTGTCGCATCATCAAATCGGATGCCGGAGGAGCTACAGAACGCTACGGGCATTGATTACGCCCCGACATCGAGGGGTATTATGGGCAAGATATTTGGGAGCGCGACAC AGGTCCTCAAGGCTAGATGCGATTTTTGGCAGATGGAGGGAGTCCAAGATTGGCGGCGGAGGGAAGAGCATTCCAGTCCTGATGCTTCAGTGAATCAGTTGGAAGATGTCAATGGTGTTGCGCGCATCGCCACTCCAGTTGAAAAGGCAGACGATGAGAGCACGACCAAAAAGAGGCCACACTATTATTATCtcgttggtgaagatgagcaaACGTTTACTCAGAAAGTCCAAGAAGCCGTTTCGGGATCTAACAGCGAGCCAATCCCGTGGGAGCCGTCCAAGCTCATCGTCTACGGCCGTCAAATAGTCACTCCGCGCTACTACAACGGCTTTGTGTTTTGGAACTTTGACAAGCTCGTCGAATCATTCGGACCGGCAGACTATCTCACAATGGCATCCACTTACCACACATTCATCATCGACCGCGTCCCCGTGCTGACAATACTAAGCAAAAACGAAGCAAGGCGCTTCATCACCCTCCTCGACGCTATGTATGAAGCTCGCTGTAAGCTCATCATCCGCGCCGAAAACCCTCCTGAtgatctcttcttccccgaGACATCGCTATCTACAAGCTCATCAGGAAAGTCCGACGACAACAGCGAGAATGCAAACACCGACGCTGACGACGCTACATACTCGGAAACCGTGGCTGAAGTCTATCAAGACCAAATCTCCCCCTTCCGTCCCAACGTGTCCTACTACGACACCAGATCTGCCACATCCAAGTACGACCCGGACCAGGATTCCGACTTTGGCTTACAGAAGCGGCCAGTCGACTTTGGTAACACGGGCGCCTTTACGGGAGAAGACGAACGCTTTGCTTATAAGAGAGCGGCTTCGCGATTATGGGAGTTGTGCAGCGCGAGGTGGCATGCTAGAACAGGAGATTGGTGGCAGCCGTTGACAATAGAGGCACGGCACTGGGAAGGGGGAGAGGCGTCGAAGCCTTATAAGGTGAAGCCCATGGTGAAGCAGACCGTGGACAGCGCAGAGAAGATGGGGGAGAGTGTAGAGGTAGAAGAGGTAGCAGGACTATCAAAATGGAGAATTGAGCatctgaagaagctgagcggGGAAAAGGAATGA
- a CDS encoding domain found in IF2B/IF5 domain-containing protein, translating to MSAVEEPKETAQSHTPPAADELAPPEDGGLDLSLLKKKKKKKTKVEGVEADADAEDGAAPAEDGGLDLTMKKKKKKVKKAEGAEEDEFTAKLKQLEVKDAEEAEEAAQEDEGDMETGTGVWTHDESKTIPYTMLLSRFFTVLSQKNPDHSLSGTKSYKIPPPQCMREGNRKTVFANIADISKRMKRTEEHLTAYLFAELGTNGSVDGNRRLVIKGRFQQKQIENVVRKYIIEYVTCKTCRSPDTELNKGENRLYFITCNNCGSRRSVTAIKTGFSAQIGKRKKMQG from the exons ATGAGTGCTGTCGAGGAACCCAAGGAGACGGCTCAGTCACACACGCCTC ccgccgccgacgaACTTGCCCCTCCCGAAGATGGCGGCCTTGACTTATCTCTcctgaaaaagaagaagaagaaaaagacgaagGTCGAGGGCGTCgaagccgatgccgatgctgagGATGGCGCTGCCCCTGCCGAAGATGGAGGTCTCGACCTgaccatgaagaagaagaagaagaaggtcaagaaggccgagggtgctgaggaagatgagTTCACTGCCAAGCTGAAACAGCTCGAGGTTAAGGACgccgaagaggccgaggaggcagCTCAGGAGGACGAGGGTGACATGGAGACTGGCACCGGTGTCTGGACCCACGACGAGTCCAAGACAATCCCCTACACCATGCTGCTCTCCCGCTTCTTCACCGTCCTATCACAAAAGAATCCCGACCACTCACTCAGCGGCACCAAGAGCTACAAGATTCCTCCTCCCCAGTGCATGCGTGAAGGCAACAGGAAAACTGTCTTTGCCAACATTGCCGACATCAGCAAGCGCATGAAGCGAACCGAAGAACATCTCACCGCCTACCTGTTTGCCGAATTGGGTACAAACGGCTCCGTTGACGGAAATAGGAGATTGGTCATCAAGGGTCGATtccagcagaagcaaatTGAGAACGTCGTCAGAAAATACATCA TCGAGTACGTTACCTGCAAAACTTGCAGGTCCCCCGATACCGAGCTCAACAAGGGTGAGAACCGTCTGTACTTCATCACCTGCAACAACTGCGGTTCACGACGAAGTGTCACAGCCATCAAGACGGGTTTCTCTGCCCAGATCggcaagagaaagaagatgcaggGTTAA
- a CDS encoding membrane-associating domain-containing protein → MSNLFKIILRIIALIWTLLITALIGNVIAANVNGHMKTINFTMFVAAWSWVALLYGLLAVFVVSLAVPLALVFWDGLGTLLTFICAIVLAAELRAPNCGNISGAHLPSGWIGFGSHHDERRCREIQASTAFMWFLWVCFSLLLAITILDSKSSGGFGGSIRTSRSSRSSRPAMSQV, encoded by the coding sequence ATGTCCAACCTCTTCAAGATCATCCTGCGTATCATCGCACTCATCTGGACCCTGCTCATCACCGCCCTCATCGGAAAtgtcatcgccgccaatgTCAACGGTCACATGAAGACCATTAACTTCACCATGTTCGTCGCCGCCTGGTCCTGGGTTGCGCTCCTCTACGGCCTGCTTGCAGTCTTCGTCGTGAGCCTCGCCGTGCCTCTTGCGCTCGTCTTCTGGGACGGTCTGGGCACTCTGCTCACCTTCATCTGCGCCATTGTGTTGGCCGCCGAGCTGCGAGCTCCCAACTGCGGCAACATTTCCGGTGCTCACTTGCCCAGTGGCTGGATCGGCTTCGGTTCTCACCATGATGAGAGGAGGTGCCGTGAGATCCAGGCCAGCACTGCGTTCATGTGGTTCCTTTGGGTGTGCTTCAGCTTGCTCttggccatcaccatcctgGATTCTAAGAGCAGCGGCGGTTTTGGCGGGTCGATCCGGACGTCCCGCTCTTCACGATCATCTCGGCCTGCCATGTCGCAGGTCTAA